One window from the genome of bacterium encodes:
- a CDS encoding pyridoxal phosphate-dependent aminotransferase: MRISSRAKRMPPSPIRKLVPYADEAKKRGVKIYHLNIGQPDIETPQSFWNAVHSYPARVLAYGNSQGLPEYREWLAKYYQANRIDVTPNDIMVTTGGSEAILFAMIAVTDPGDNIVVFEPFYTNYNGYAVVADIKLKPVRTLPEDGYHLPPREKIVSQIDERTKAILICSPNNPTGTVLTRDELEMIASIAKEHDLFVIADEVYREFVYEGEHTSILHIPELVERGIIVDSISKRFSACGARIGAVVTKIREVMDSIIKMGQARLCPPTIEQYGAQAVLMQLEDDYFPKMAEEYKRRRDATFEELMKIPGVFCKKPSGAFYMMVTLPVDDTDDFAKFMLTEFSRDGKTVMVAPGAGFYATPGLGNSEVRIAYVLEEQKMRDAIRILGEGIEEYKKRIKA, encoded by the coding sequence ATGAGGATATCAAGCAGGGCGAAGAGAATGCCGCCATCGCCGATAAGGAAACTTGTTCCGTACGCGGACGAGGCGAAGAAACGAGGAGTTAAAATATACCACCTCAACATAGGTCAGCCCGATATAGAGACACCGCAGAGTTTCTGGAATGCGGTGCACAGTTATCCTGCGCGTGTACTCGCATATGGCAACTCACAGGGACTGCCCGAATATCGTGAATGGCTCGCAAAATACTATCAAGCTAACCGAATAGATGTCACACCAAATGACATAATGGTTACAACCGGCGGCTCTGAAGCTATACTTTTTGCCATGATTGCAGTAACCGACCCGGGTGATAATATCGTGGTTTTCGAGCCTTTCTACACTAATTATAACGGCTATGCAGTTGTGGCGGACATAAAACTTAAACCTGTAAGAACACTACCTGAGGACGGCTATCATTTACCACCGAGAGAGAAAATCGTTTCCCAAATCGATGAACGGACGAAGGCTATTCTTATTTGTTCGCCGAATAATCCCACTGGAACGGTTCTTACGCGAGACGAACTCGAGATGATAGCGTCCATAGCTAAAGAGCATGACCTTTTCGTTATCGCCGACGAGGTGTATCGTGAATTTGTTTATGAAGGTGAGCACACGAGCATTCTTCACATTCCCGAGCTTGTGGAGCGTGGAATAATAGTTGACTCAATATCCAAGCGTTTCTCTGCCTGCGGCGCGAGAATCGGTGCGGTCGTTACTAAAATTCGTGAGGTTATGGACTCGATAATAAAAATGGGGCAAGCAAGGCTTTGTCCGCCAACCATTGAACAATATGGGGCGCAGGCTGTGCTCATGCAGCTCGAGGATGATTATTTCCCCAAGATGGCAGAAGAATACAAGCGCAGGCGCGACGCAACATTCGAGGAACTAATGAAAATCCCCGGCGTTTTCTGTAAAAAACCTTCGGGGGCATTCTATATGATGGTTACATTGCCTGTGGATGATACGGATGATTTCGCGAAATTTATGCTGACCGAATTTTCCCGTGATGGCAAGACCGTTATGGTTGCGCCTGGTGCGGGTTTCTACGCCACGCCCGGACTTGGAAACTCAGAAGTGAGGATAGCCTATGTTCTTGAGGAACAAAAAATGCGCGACGCGATAAGGATTCTTGGTGAAGGGATTGAGGAGTATAAGAAGAGAATTAAAGCCTGA
- a CDS encoding T9SS type A sorting domain-containing protein, which translates to MKYLIFCFVILISILSVAFPYETFIRSINIPFCAVPLAAIELNDGGFAIGGYFFYMRIDSMGNVVYSRQFGRFEGEQIFDFCEYNDSAIYGAGRYFSEPSILKFDELMNLELAEKLHFDWSAYNDNIVTSADNLILVTGTNMIDSSYVLKLNPIRLNVEWVRIIGLSLTYSPYGIWGTELIATSDSGAFMANTFFSIPCILGALALVKFDEFGNIEWTRFYNYTGFLTCYTALPDGNGFILGGSHLESDIALLFLDSLGNIKRAYTIGDTSSFMCEMAISMVRDDDSSIVILSAANDISPVTGQKDILVLKVDTLGNVRWAYTIGGPADEIPVELIKCSSGGFLAVGITTTYPYGDSSILVVRLDEDGRTSCIQKPYFPMVVDCTDSIDSLPFIVTVSASSCSTSEFTLTVNSMPFSVINPCSTFIVENNLPLSEEIKINPNPFNNLCFIDIPVDAELVITDICGRSISNGIKNLGNGKYLWQPEKSMPSGVYIVNVVTDFEVFRKKVLFLK; encoded by the coding sequence ATGAAATATTTAATTTTTTGTTTTGTTATTCTTATATCTATTTTATCCGTTGCTTTCCCATACGAAACATTCATCCGCTCCATAAATATTCCATTCTGCGCTGTTCCACTTGCAGCCATAGAACTTAATGATGGCGGGTTTGCTATAGGTGGCTACTTTTTTTACATGAGGATTGATTCTATGGGGAATGTTGTTTACTCGAGGCAGTTCGGGCGTTTTGAAGGTGAACAGATATTTGATTTTTGTGAATACAATGATTCAGCTATTTACGGTGCTGGGAGATATTTTTCTGAACCTTCCATTCTGAAATTTGATGAATTAATGAATTTAGAATTAGCGGAAAAATTACATTTCGATTGGAGCGCCTATAATGATAATATTGTTACGAGTGCTGATAATCTCATTTTAGTGACAGGCACCAACATGATTGATAGTTCTTATGTTCTTAAGCTGAATCCTATAAGATTAAATGTTGAATGGGTAAGGATAATTGGTTTGAGTTTGACATATAGCCCGTATGGTATATGGGGAACCGAGCTTATTGCAACAAGCGATTCAGGTGCTTTCATGGCTAATACTTTTTTCAGTATTCCTTGTATACTTGGCGCATTAGCTTTAGTCAAATTTGATGAATTCGGAAACATAGAGTGGACTCGTTTTTATAATTATACTGGTTTTTTAACATGTTATACTGCTTTGCCGGATGGTAATGGTTTTATCCTTGGTGGTAGTCATCTTGAAAGTGATATAGCACTTTTGTTCCTTGATTCATTGGGGAATATTAAACGGGCATATACTATAGGAGACACATCAAGTTTTATGTGTGAGATGGCTATTTCTATGGTTAGGGATGACGATAGTAGCATTGTGATTCTTTCTGCTGCCAACGATATATCACCTGTCACGGGACAAAAGGACATCTTAGTGCTAAAAGTTGATACATTGGGCAATGTAAGGTGGGCTTACACCATAGGTGGTCCTGCCGACGAAATACCAGTGGAACTTATCAAGTGCTCTTCAGGCGGATTTCTTGCCGTTGGAATAACGACGACTTATCCGTATGGAGATAGTAGTATTCTCGTTGTGAGGCTTGATGAGGATGGCAGGACATCGTGCATACAAAAGCCCTATTTTCCAATGGTTGTTGATTGCACAGATTCAATAGATTCGTTGCCATTTATAGTTACAGTTTCTGCATCCTCGTGCAGTACTTCTGAGTTTACGCTTACTGTTAATTCTATGCCTTTTAGTGTTATCAATCCTTGCTCAACTTTCATTGTGGAAAATAATCTACCATTAAGCGAAGAGATTAAAATTAATCCAAATCCTTTTAACAATTTGTGTTTCATTGATATCCCTGTTGATGCTGAATTGGTTATTACTGACATATGCGGGAGAAGCATATCAAATGGGATTAAAAATTTAGGGAATGGGAAATATTTATGGCAACCTGAAAAATCTATGCCGAGCGGGGTATATATCGTAAATGTGGTAACTGATTTTGAAGTGTTCCGCAAGAAAGTTTTGTTCTTAAAATGA
- the cas6 gene encoding CRISPR system precrRNA processing endoribonuclease RAMP protein Cas6: MPYLIKFSLQFLRPSVEEGSRFLPKNVGEHIYSLILKFINHSDSSLAEQIHEKHGIKPISIWAKYDEHNLLCSVGALEECVKDALERTLIKFSSEARRVVLAGRGALVKYSKDIVSEKFEDIFRFSDAERIVGLKFETPTSFRQKGRQVIFPIPYLVFGSLVKKWNAFSPIKFQFPKEIADEIMVSRYHLSTKTINFTNAPIKGFMGDVFYSLHRIPVQIRKLVVALCSFAEFCGVGYKTTMGMGKVKFLNNKVR; this comes from the coding sequence ATGCCGTATTTAATAAAGTTTAGTCTTCAATTTTTGAGGCCAAGCGTTGAGGAGGGCTCAAGGTTCCTTCCAAAAAATGTTGGTGAGCACATTTATTCATTAATATTGAAATTTATCAACCATTCGGACAGCTCTCTTGCTGAGCAGATTCACGAGAAACATGGCATAAAGCCAATATCAATTTGGGCGAAATATGATGAGCATAATCTATTATGTAGTGTGGGGGCACTTGAGGAATGCGTCAAAGATGCTTTAGAGAGAACACTCATTAAGTTCAGCTCTGAGGCAAGAAGGGTGGTTTTAGCTGGCAGAGGCGCTTTAGTTAAGTATAGCAAAGATATAGTTTCGGAGAAGTTCGAGGATATTTTTAGATTTTCTGATGCTGAGAGAATCGTTGGCTTAAAATTTGAAACACCAACATCTTTCCGACAAAAGGGAAGGCAAGTAATTTTTCCGATACCATATCTTGTTTTTGGGTCGCTTGTGAAAAAGTGGAATGCTTTTTCCCCCATAAAATTTCAATTCCCCAAAGAGATTGCTGATGAAATAATGGTCTCAAGATATCACCTATCAACGAAAACAATAAATTTTACCAATGCTCCTATAAAAGGTTTCATGGGGGATGTTTTTTATAGTCTTCATCGCATCCCCGTTCAGATAAGGAAACTTGTTGTCGCGCTATGCTCTTTTGCAGAGTTCTGTGGCGTAGGGTATAAAACAACCATGGGAATGGGTAAAGTTAAGTTTCTAAATAATAAAGTGAGGTGA
- the cas3 gene encoding CRISPR-associated helicase Cas3' → MLRAPTGSGKTEAIIAPFLEQFVEEKFVVAPRLIYVLPMRALANQIFERIKGYAARVSPKILVELQHGAKPNEPFFMADVVVTTLDQFIYAYARASSQVGRHLEQPAGSIANSIVVFDEAHMYREGLTFSLMRAMFEILYESRVPFVVMTATMPKSLENDLFEKIEKQQIIVSIFEKSQTIKVNVNPLIEQRKIISNGKLSDEVLELVDGHDKVLIISNTVSRAVQIYNALKKSGYSYPKEIVLLHSRFAFKDRETHEKQAINMLGRNGCGGIVVSTQVLEAGMDISADLLITEIAPADSLVQRSGRCARFEDEQGEIVIFDVENDAPYFEVDGFKPIDRTRMLLTSLKNIDFSDFAKICSFVDRMEYHTDDVAARDSLFDLYEQVLYADDRPDNISVREGKPVYLIVSDLFDKSDKPTIPSQVGVNLFSMDVKTLKGLELELYSVAQDEKGYWIFAKGKKTTLSENALPFGYYLISSNSYSSEIGLIAPKKEVKR, encoded by the coding sequence TTGCTGCGCGCACCTACAGGAAGTGGCAAAACTGAAGCGATAATAGCACCGTTCCTTGAGCAGTTCGTCGAGGAGAAATTCGTGGTAGCTCCTCGACTTATTTATGTCCTACCTATGAGGGCATTGGCAAATCAAATTTTTGAACGGATAAAAGGTTATGCTGCGAGAGTTTCTCCAAAAATTCTCGTTGAACTTCAACATGGGGCAAAACCTAATGAGCCATTTTTTATGGCGGATGTAGTAGTTACCACACTTGACCAGTTCATTTATGCTTACGCAAGAGCCTCTTCGCAAGTAGGCAGACATCTCGAACAACCTGCGGGTTCAATAGCCAACTCCATTGTGGTTTTTGATGAGGCACACATGTATCGTGAAGGTTTAACATTTTCATTAATGCGTGCTATGTTTGAGATTCTATACGAGTCAAGGGTGCCGTTTGTTGTTATGACCGCGACTATGCCTAAGTCGCTCGAGAATGACCTTTTTGAGAAAATCGAGAAGCAGCAGATAATAGTATCAATTTTTGAAAAATCCCAGACCATAAAAGTGAATGTTAATCCTTTAATCGAGCAAAGAAAAATAATATCAAATGGCAAATTATCTGATGAGGTTTTGGAGCTTGTGGATGGACATGACAAAGTACTCATAATATCTAATACGGTATCCAGAGCAGTCCAAATTTATAATGCGCTGAAAAAAAGTGGCTATAGTTATCCCAAAGAAATAGTGTTACTTCATTCTCGTTTTGCATTTAAAGACAGGGAAACACACGAGAAACAAGCTATTAACATGCTCGGCAGAAATGGGTGTGGTGGGATAGTTGTGTCTACTCAGGTTCTTGAAGCTGGCATGGATATTTCAGCCGATTTGCTTATAACTGAGATTGCCCCTGCCGATTCTTTGGTGCAGCGAAGCGGAAGATGTGCAAGATTTGAGGATGAACAGGGTGAAATAGTAATTTTTGATGTTGAAAATGATGCGCCGTATTTCGAAGTTGATGGTTTCAAACCTATAGATAGAACGAGGATGCTGCTGACTTCTCTGAAGAATATAGACTTTTCCGATTTTGCGAAAATTTGTTCATTCGTTGATAGGATGGAATATCATACCGATGATGTTGCTGCTCGTGACTCATTATTTGATTTGTATGAGCAGGTGCTTTATGCAGATGATAGACCAGACAATATTTCTGTTAGAGAAGGAAAACCAGTTTATCTTATTGTGAGTGACCTTTTCGACAAAAGTGATAAACCCACAATTCCATCACAGGTGGGTGTCAATTTGTTTTCAATGGATGTCAAGACTTTAAAAGGGCTTGAACTCGAGCTCTATTCAGTTGCACAAGATGAAAAGGGTTATTGGATTTTTGCTAAGGGAAAGAAAACAACACTTTCCGAGAATGCCCTGCCATTTGGATATTATTTGATTTCTTCGAATAGTTATAGTAGTGAAATTGGTCTTATAGCGCCAAAAAAGGAGGTTAAAAGGTGA
- a CDS encoding CRISPR-associated endonuclease Cas3'': MILSAPDEKYVEHIKKALGAFDRIFPIYQYSLRRIFNISDNELESCLRDMVRYHDLGKLTERWQGRLEDKRLTGFIPHASIGAAYLWKKLGKIYNESSDLRHAVCFAVCIHHVDSGLIGENIERPDVQAVIANLVDQFTGEIIWCKEVVSLDSELFPEDVSKLNVSDLRDMANGLRIWSRGCGLHEQHRRRIMTAAVHHVLKLCDFLAASYRARDENNNQWQNIPYVRSMMRYLEKFKGGLI; encoded by the coding sequence GTGATTTTATCTGCTCCTGATGAGAAGTATGTCGAGCATATAAAGAAGGCTTTAGGAGCATTTGACAGAATTTTCCCCATATATCAATACTCTTTGAGGAGGATTTTCAACATATCAGATAATGAACTTGAATCCTGCTTGAGGGATATGGTTAGATATCACGACCTTGGAAAACTTACTGAGCGCTGGCAGGGCAGGTTGGAGGATAAGAGGTTAACCGGTTTCATTCCGCATGCATCCATAGGAGCTGCGTATTTATGGAAGAAGTTGGGAAAAATTTATAACGAGTCGTCAGATTTAAGGCATGCAGTTTGTTTTGCAGTTTGTATCCACCATGTCGATAGTGGACTTATTGGGGAGAACATAGAGCGACCTGATGTGCAAGCCGTTATAGCAAATTTAGTAGATCAATTTACCGGCGAAATTATTTGGTGCAAAGAGGTTGTTTCGCTTGACAGCGAGCTTTTTCCGGAAGATGTGTCAAAGCTTAATGTAAGCGATCTTCGTGATATGGCAAATGGGCTTCGAATATGGTCCCGTGGTTGTGGATTGCATGAGCAACATAGAAGAAGGATTATGACAGCCGCTGTTCATCATGTTTTAAAATTGTGTGATTTTCTTGCTGCATCGTATAGAGCAAGGGATGAGAACAATAATCAATGGCAGAACATACCTTATGTCCGCTCAATGATGAGGTATTTGGAAAAATTCAAGGGGGGATTGATATGA
- a CDS encoding DevR family CRISPR-associated autoregulator: MLSYVTFAAKLILNIHDLNNETVAGNVTDIRMMEFVRPDGSRDEAPAVSGRMVKHWHQYAMTKLALEKGLPLCDACRACEPIRPGKIIKGKLEQISIPESEALRGCVICDTHGFLIAKGAKSEEKGAKGISSRRTSRAQFSWLIPVIGTEAPSKQVLHTRVSQQEEIASGEGAAQMLFSKSYASGVYALVAALDAERIGFAETSLLTGDEPYVLEEDERKERINAAIDAFRLLLSGQIGASLSHAVPHMDIVELMVAYHKESPLPFPVSPMYDGYLEKTVGLMPEGTRILYFGDGEPEGTKKFETIDNLFEEIICQLD; this comes from the coding sequence ATGCTTTCTTATGTTACTTTTGCCGCAAAGTTAATCCTTAATATCCATGACCTTAACAACGAGACTGTAGCAGGAAATGTAACCGACATACGAATGATGGAGTTTGTTAGACCTGATGGGTCGCGGGATGAGGCGCCAGCAGTCTCAGGACGGATGGTCAAACATTGGCATCAATATGCGATGACCAAGCTCGCATTGGAGAAAGGATTGCCTTTGTGTGATGCTTGCCGAGCTTGTGAACCTATTAGACCCGGAAAAATTATCAAGGGAAAACTTGAGCAGATATCAATTCCTGAATCAGAAGCTTTGAGGGGTTGCGTTATTTGTGATACTCACGGTTTCCTTATTGCTAAAGGCGCTAAATCGGAGGAAAAAGGAGCCAAGGGAATATCGTCGAGGAGAACTTCCCGCGCCCAATTTTCATGGCTCATTCCTGTTATAGGAACAGAGGCACCATCAAAACAGGTATTGCACACCCGCGTTTCTCAACAGGAAGAGATAGCTTCGGGCGAAGGAGCTGCTCAAATGCTTTTTTCAAAATCGTATGCTTCGGGTGTTTATGCGCTCGTTGCTGCACTCGATGCGGAAAGGATAGGTTTTGCCGAAACCTCACTCTTGACTGGCGATGAGCCCTATGTTCTTGAAGAAGACGAAAGGAAAGAACGAATTAACGCAGCTATTGATGCTTTCAGGTTGTTGCTTTCAGGTCAGATTGGCGCATCGCTGTCTCATGCGGTTCCTCATATGGATATAGTTGAGCTCATGGTAGCCTATCATAAGGAGAGTCCGCTACCATTTCCTGTGTCGCCTATGTATGATGGTTATCTTGAGAAAACTGTAGGATTAATGCCTGAAGGGACGAGAATATTATATTTTGGCGATGGAGAACCAGAGGGCACAAAAAAGTTCGAGACGATTGATAATTTATTTGAAGAGATAATTTGCCAGCTCGACTGA
- the cas5 gene encoding CRISPR-associated protein Cas5, giving the protein MKVLFFDLIPNSLFTIRIPFTWQSALTYPLPPPSTIIGMVANAIQRAESVKHPMEYLSECEQNIIWSVSTLRSYGSSSGRIVLKSHIVSTIMRFDYELGGKGTNALGRQFGFVDGFFRCALLSENNEFLIRARNALLTSPVTLGDSESAATVISVSGPLEMDMANDKEFRSNYPVPLRVVSDIVEGGTVFWVHERCIADVKKKDIPLYEHIFPIVENKGIWEHKPILGRVLDSGKIWVVGDEKIVVAERG; this is encoded by the coding sequence ATGAAAGTTTTATTCTTTGACTTGATACCAAATTCCCTTTTCACCATACGAATTCCTTTCACATGGCAGTCTGCATTAACATATCCTCTTCCGCCACCATCGACCATTATTGGCATGGTTGCTAATGCTATTCAGCGTGCTGAATCCGTAAAACATCCTATGGAATATCTTAGCGAGTGTGAGCAAAATATAATATGGAGTGTGTCTACTCTAAGAAGTTATGGCAGTTCCTCAGGTAGAATTGTTCTTAAGAGTCATATAGTTTCCACGATAATGAGATTTGATTACGAACTCGGCGGCAAAGGGACTAATGCTCTTGGGCGTCAGTTTGGTTTCGTTGATGGTTTCTTTAGATGCGCATTATTGTCTGAAAATAATGAGTTCCTTATCCGAGCAAGAAATGCCCTATTAACTTCTCCGGTAACCTTGGGAGATAGTGAATCTGCTGCGACCGTTATTTCTGTCTCCGGACCCTTGGAAATGGACATGGCTAATGATAAAGAATTTAGGTCGAATTATCCAGTTCCATTACGCGTTGTTAGTGATATTGTCGAAGGCGGGACTGTTTTCTGGGTTCATGAAAGATGCATCGCTGATGTGAAGAAAAAAGACATTCCTCTTTATGAGCACATATTTCCTATCGTTGAGAATAAAGGAATTTGGGAACACAAGCCTATTTTGGGGCGAGTGTTGGATAGCGGTAAAATCTGGGTGGTGGGAGATGAAAAGATCGTTGTCGCTGAAAGAGGATGA
- the cas1 gene encoding CRISPR-associated endonuclease Cas1 yields the protein MKRSLSLKEDDYIPLTSALEVLYCPRNFYLRYVEGVDVKDWKMERGKVEDEQRRKTVYIGERVQRRQMRLVSDRLGISCLIDAIEDDGGKIYPIEFKTGEVSNRLYDRAQLCAEAMVLEDVLGVRINKGYIYYAESHKRIEVNFDYKLRQHVMEAIELAHDILLGNTIPPPLDDERCRGCALVNVCLPDEVTKLKSGYDKVSAYTMPVLWRERILYVDDKWAKIGYRKGRFIVEKGSGEVFEIPCEAVNQMYLVGSVTISNRALSSALRRDIFIAMFSSKGRFEGMFIPERNKNIDLRVAQVLFCRDEGKCFKVARSIVYGKLANMKTLLLRRNRNLGSKRVLRSIKHISALLKALKSKDSFEEILGIEGEGTREYFSAFGDLITVKGFDFERRTRRPPRNRVNAMLSFGYSILTAELVGIAHAVGLDAYIGPYHKSKYGKPALALDILEEFRPIIVDSLVLYMINKGVISLSDFDIQESPQRFVFLNESGRKKFIKQYNSRMNSLVKHSLFGYRVSLRRILETQMRLLGKVFTGELSEYKPYRAR from the coding sequence ATGAAAAGATCGTTGTCGCTGAAAGAGGATGATTATATACCGTTAACATCTGCCCTTGAGGTTCTTTACTGTCCTCGGAATTTTTATTTGCGTTATGTGGAAGGAGTTGATGTTAAAGATTGGAAGATGGAACGGGGTAAAGTTGAGGATGAGCAGCGGCGTAAGACTGTTTATATCGGCGAGAGGGTGCAAAGGCGACAAATGAGGTTGGTATCTGATAGACTTGGTATTTCCTGCCTTATAGATGCCATTGAGGATGATGGAGGCAAAATTTATCCCATTGAATTCAAGACTGGAGAAGTGAGTAACAGGTTATATGATAGGGCTCAGCTTTGTGCAGAGGCTATGGTGCTTGAGGATGTGCTGGGAGTGAGGATAAACAAAGGTTACATCTATTACGCAGAGAGTCACAAGCGTATTGAAGTGAATTTTGATTACAAGTTAAGGCAACATGTTATGGAAGCAATTGAACTTGCTCATGATATATTGCTCGGTAATACTATTCCGCCTCCCTTGGATGATGAGCGATGCCGTGGTTGTGCGCTTGTTAATGTGTGTTTGCCAGATGAGGTGACCAAGCTTAAGAGCGGATATGATAAGGTTTCCGCATATACAATGCCAGTCCTGTGGCGCGAGAGAATATTGTATGTGGACGATAAATGGGCGAAGATAGGTTACAGGAAAGGGAGATTTATTGTTGAAAAAGGCTCTGGCGAAGTGTTTGAGATTCCATGTGAGGCAGTTAATCAAATGTATCTTGTCGGGAGTGTTACGATTTCGAATAGAGCTCTATCATCAGCACTTAGGCGTGATATTTTTATTGCTATGTTTTCCTCGAAAGGAAGGTTTGAAGGGATGTTTATTCCTGAGAGAAATAAGAATATTGACCTTCGTGTTGCTCAAGTTCTTTTCTGCCGCGATGAGGGTAAGTGTTTTAAGGTTGCACGCTCAATAGTTTACGGCAAGTTGGCTAATATGAAGACCTTACTTCTCAGGAGAAACAGAAATCTGGGAAGTAAAAGAGTATTGCGGAGCATTAAGCATATCTCAGCTTTACTTAAAGCGTTGAAGAGTAAGGATTCATTTGAGGAAATTTTAGGTATAGAGGGAGAGGGGACGCGGGAGTATTTTTCGGCTTTTGGTGATTTGATTACTGTTAAGGGATTTGACTTTGAAAGGAGAACGAGAAGACCACCGAGAAACAGGGTTAATGCAATGCTTTCTTTTGGTTATTCTATTCTTACTGCTGAGCTTGTTGGTATAGCGCATGCTGTTGGGCTTGATGCTTATATTGGTCCTTATCATAAGAGCAAATATGGCAAACCAGCATTAGCACTTGATATTTTGGAGGAGTTCAGACCAATAATAGTGGATTCTTTGGTTCTTTATATGATTAATAAAGGAGTTATATCATTGTCAGATTTTGATATTCAGGAGTCGCCGCAGAGGTTTGTATTTCTTAATGAGTCGGGGAGGAAAAAATTTATAAAGCAATATAACAGTAGGATGAATAGTTTGGTGAAACATTCATTGTTTGGTTATCGTGTTAGTCTTCGTCGAATACTTGAAACACAGATGAGACTTTTGGGGAAGGTATTTACAGGGGAGCTAAGTGAGTATAAACCTTATAGAGCGAGGTGA